A region from the Vulpes lagopus strain Blue_001 chromosome 5, ASM1834538v1, whole genome shotgun sequence genome encodes:
- the ATP5F1B gene encoding ATP synthase subunit beta, mitochondrial yields MLGFVGRVAATSASGALRGLGPSPLPQVQVLLRASPAALQSARDYATQTSPSPKAGAATGRIVAVIGAVVDVQFDEGLPPILNALEVQGRETRLVLEVAQHLGESTVRTIAMDGTEGLVRGQKVLDSGAPIKIPVGPETLGRIMNVIGEPIDERGPIKTKQFAAIHAEAPEFVEMSVEQEILVTGIKVVDLLAPYAKGGKIGLFGGAGVGKTVLIMELINNVAKAHGGYSVFAGVGERTREGNDLYHEMIESGVINLKDATSKVALVYGQMNEPPGARARVALTGLTVAEYFRDQEGQDVLLFIDNIFRFTQAGSEVSALLGRIPSAVGYQPTLATDMGTMQERITTTKKGSITSVQAIYVPADDLTDPAPATTFAHLDATTVLSRAIAELGIYPAVDPLDSTSRIMDPNIVGNEHYDVARGVQKILQDYKSLQDIIAILGMDELSEEDKLTVSRARKIQRFLSQPFQVAEVFTGHMGKLVPLKETIKGFQQILAGEYDHLPEQAFYMVGPIEEAVAKADKLAEEHS; encoded by the exons ATGTTGGGTTTTGTGGGTCGAGTGGCTGCTACCTCGGCCTCCGGGGCCTTGCGGGGACTCGGCCCCTCGCCGCTACCCCAAGTCCAGGTCTTGCTGCGGGCCAGCCCGGCAGCGCTCCAGTCCG CCAGAGACTATGCCACCCAAACATCTCCTtcgccgaaggcaggcgctgccACCGGGCGCATCGTGGCGGTCATTGGTGCAGTGGTGGATGTCCAGTTTGATGAAGGACTACCACCCATCCTAAATGCCCTGGAAGTGCAAGGCAGGGAGACCAGGCTGGTTTTGGAGGTGGCCCAGCATTTGG GTGAAAGCACAGTGAGGACTATTGCCATGGATGGCACGGAAGGCTTGGTTAGAGGCCAGAAAGTCCTGGATTCTGGTGCACCAATCAAAATTCCTGTTGGTCCTGAGACCTTGGGCAGAATCATGAACGTCATTGGTGAACCTATTGATGAGAGAGGTCCCATCAAAACCAAACA ATTTGCAGCTATTCATGCTGAAGCCCCTGAGTTTGTGGAAATGAGTGTTGAGCAGGAAATTCTGGTAACTGGTATCAAGGTTGTGGATCTGCTGGCTCCCTATGCCAAGGGTGGCAAAATTG GGCTGTTTGGTGGTGCTGGAGTTGGCAAGACAGTACTGATCATGGAGTTAATCAACAATGTCGCTAAAGCCCATGGTGGTTATTCTGTGTTTGCTGGTGTTGGTGAGAGGACCCGTGAAGGCAATGACTTATACCATGAAATGATTGAGTCTGGTGTTATCAACTTAAAAGATGCTACCTCCAAG GTAGCGCTGGTGTACGGTCAAATGAATGAACCGCCTGGCGCTCGCGCCCGGGTGGCTCTGACTGGACTGACTGTTGCCGAATACTTCAGAGACCAAGAGGGTCAAGATGTACTGCTCTTTATTGATAACATTTTCCGCTTCACCCAGGCTGGCTCTGAG gtgtCTGCTTTATTGGGCAGGATCCCTTCTGCTGTGGGCTATCAGCCTACCTTGGCAACTGATATGGGTACCATGCAGGAAAGAATCACCACCACCAAGAAGGGATCTATTACCTCTGTACAG GCTATCTATGTGCCTGCTGATGACTTGACTGACCCTGCCCCTGCAACTACTTTTGCCCATTTGGATGCTACCACTGTGCTGTCCCGTGCTATTGCTGAGTTGGGCATCTATCCAGCAGTGGATCCTCTGGATTCTACTTCTCGAATCATGGATCCCAACATTGTTGGAAATGAGCATTATGATGTTGCTCGTGGGGTACAAAAGATTCTGCAG GACTACAAATCTCTCCAGGACATCATTGCCATCCTGGGTATGGATGAACTTTCTGAGGAAGACAAGTTGACTGTGTCCCGTGCACGGAAAATACAGCGTTTCTTGTCTCAGCCATTCCAGGTAGCTGAGGTTTTCACAGGTCATATGGGGAAGCTGGTACCTCTGAAGGAGACCATCAAAGGATTCCAGCAGATTTTGGCAG gtGAATATGACCATCTTCCAGAACAGGCCTTCTATATGGTGGGACCCATTGAAGAAGCTGTGGCAAAAGCTGACAAGCTGGCTGAAGAGCATTCATGA